One window of Ammospiza nelsoni isolate bAmmNel1 chromosome 12, bAmmNel1.pri, whole genome shotgun sequence genomic DNA carries:
- the LOC132078794 gene encoding adenosine deaminase-like: MERARGIFGGPKVELHVHLDGAIRPETILYFGKKRGIPLPGNTVEELLKYVSYDTPLTLPQFLEKFNYYMPAIAGDREAVRRIAYEFVETKAKEGVAYVEVRYSPHFLANSGVDPIPWGQAEGDLTPDEVVQLVNQGLKDGERDFHIKARSILCCMRHMPSWSPEVVELCKKYQNDSVVAVDLAGDETLKVEDYAEHKRAYEEAERCGIHRTVHAGEAGPAAMVKEAVYVLKTERVGHGYHVLEDPELYKQLLKTKMHFEVCPWSSYLTGACPPDFTKHPVIQFKKDHANYSLNTDDPLIFNSTLDKDYSIVKEHMGFTEEEFKRVNINAAQSSFLPEKEKQELLSKLYEAYGMVPNAS; the protein is encoded by the exons atGGAGCGAGCGCGGGGAATCTTCGGGGGACCCAAG GTAGAGCTTCACGTCCACCTGGATGGAGCCATCAGACCAGAGACCATCCTGTACTTTGGCAA GAAAAGAGGCATCCCTCTCCCTGGGAACACTGTTGAGGAGCTCCTGAAGTATGTGAGCTATGACACACCACTGACACTCCCCCAGTTTCTAGAGAAATTTAATTACTACATGCCTGCCATTGC gggTGACCGTGAGGCGGTGAGGAGAATTGCCTACGAGTTTGTGGAGACCAAAGCCAAGGAAGGAGTCGCCTACGTGGAGGTCCGGTACAGCCCTCACTTCCTGGCCAACTCTGGTGTGgatcccatcccctggggacaagCTGA GGGGGACCTCACTCCAGATGAAGTGGTTCAGCTCGTAAATCAGGGACTGAAGGATGGAGAGAGGGATTTCCACATCAAAGCCAGGTCTATTCTATGCTGCATGCGCCATATGCCAA gcTGGTCTCCAGAAGTGGTGGAGCTCTGCAAGAAGTACCAGAATGACTCTGTGGTGGCTGTTGACCTGGCTGGAGATGAGACCCTGAAGGTGGAGGATTATGCTGAGCATAAGAGGGCTTATGAG GAAGCTGAGAGGTGTGGGATCCATCGCACCGTCCATGCTGGGGAGGCTGGCCCGGCTGCCATGGTCAAGGAG GCAGTTTATGTCCTGAAGACCGAGCGTGTTGGCCATGGGTACCACGTCCTGGAGGACCCTGAGCTCTacaagcagctgctgaaaaCAAAGATGCATTTTGAG GTCTGCCCTTGGTCCAGTTATCTCACTGGAGCGTGTCCTCCGGACTTCACCAAACACCCTGTAATACA ATTTAAGAAGGATCATGCCAACTATTCTCTAAACACTGATGACCCCCTCATCTTCAACTCCACCCTTGACAAGGACTATAGCATTGTGAAGGAACACATGGGATTCACTGAAGAGGAGTTCAAGAGAGTT AACATCAATGCAGCCCAGTCCAGCTTCTTGCCcgagaaggaaaagcaggagctgctcagcaagCTGTATGAAGCCTATGGGATGGTCCCCAATGCatcctga